tattctgtctgtgtgtatgcctgcaggccagaagagggcaccagaccccattaccgatggttgtgggccaccatgtggttgctgggaattgaactcaggacctttagaagagcaggccatgctcttaacctctgagccatctctccagccaccctagtctttaagattttatttacttattacgcatacagtgttctgctggcatgtatgcctgtagaccagaagagggcgccagatctcattacgggtGGTTGTGGGCCACCGTGTgatcactgggaattgaactcaggtcctctggaagagcagccagtgctcttaacctctgagccctctttccagccccattCAGCTTTTTTGCCCCCAGTCACAGCAGTACGTCTTCACACAACAAGAGCCCCAAGAACAATGGGTGTAAAGTGCTGAGCGCCTCCTGATGGTCGTGGTCATCTGTTGTTATGAAGAGTTGGCAGTGTTCCTCAGGACCTCGCCATGCCCTGTCATTAAGGTTTCAACCACCGAGGCAGGCTGGTGTCACCGGCTCCCCCGCGGTACTGATCTGGGCTTGGCAAGGGTAGGGGCTATAGTGTGAGACCACGTGTctgccattttatttctttccccagTCTTCAGTTACTTTGAGCCTTGGTGTCCAGTTGTGGGGACGGGGGCTCATTGTTATGTCAGCTTCCCTTACTGTGGTAGAATACCTGAGGTAGGCCGTTGTGGGAAGTTTACTCTTGGCTCTTTTGAGGGAcccaccacctagctcccaaataaatcacacagaggcttattctcaGTTATGGATGCCCGGCCTTAGCtcggcttgtttctagtcagcttttcatatgttatcccatctaccttttgcctctgggcttttatctttctctgtttctggatACCTCTCTTTACCTCTTcctccgtggcttgctgtgtagctgggtagctggaccctgatgtcctcctctctttttctgttgttgctcttctttcttatttctccttctattcacactctctgcctgccagccctgcctatcttcgctcctgcctcgctattggccgttcatctctttattaggtcATCAGGTGTGTTAGACAGGcatagtaacacagcttcacagagttaaacaaatgtagcgtAAACAGAAGTCACTCACCTGAAAATAACATTCCCCAACAAGTAAGCAGCAGGAAGCAAGGTTGACTTGAGTTGAGAGGCTCCATCTGTGCTGGCTTTGTtgctccctggcctgtatgggaCACATCGTGGTGGAAGAAGTGTGTGGTAGGTAGGCTGCTCGGGCCATGGCACCACCGTCCCTTTTAGAGAAACCCTAGTGACCCAAAAGCTCTGCCATCCCAGCACCTTTGCCCAAACCTTCAACATGTGGATCTGTAGAGGGGCTTTCTAGATCCATTCTAGAGCACTCTGTCCAGCTACCTGCTAGGAGATGGAGATCTTGGGATTTAACCCAGGCCTGGCCGTATGACGCTGTCTCAATGCGTGCAGGTGGAGATGACCTCTGAGATGTTCAATGTCTTGGTGCAAAGGCTCTGCAGAGAGGCGACAGCAGCTACCACCTCCATGTCCTATGCCAAGCTGATGCTAACAGTGATGACCAAGTACCAGGCCAGCGTGAGTGTCCACAGGGGCTAGTTCATCGGGCCAGCATCTCTGGTGGTGGTGCTCTGTGGGGCATTGGCGAGTTAAGGTGGCATGATGCTTGAGTGGACCCTGTCCCTCTGTTGTTCTGCTTGTGAGGAGCCATGCACAGGCATTTGGTGACCCAAGAGGAGGGCGGCTAAGCCTCACTGGGGATTGAGACTGGGGGTGGTTACTGTGTGGGgcaggctgaagcagggggattgctgtaaattcaaggccagtctgggctacagtagcacacgcctttagtcccagcattcaggaggcagaggaagatgatgtctgtgagttccaggataacctggtctacatagtgagttccaggataacctggtctacatagtgagttccaggataacctggtctacatagtgagttccaggataacctggtctacatagtgagttccaggataacctggtctacgtagtgagttccaggataacctggtctacgtagtgagttccaggataacctggtctacgtagtgagttccaggataacctggtctacgtagtgagttccaggataacctggtctacgtagtgagttccaggataacctggtctacgtagtgagttccaggataacctggtctacgtagtgagttccaggataacctggtctacgtagtgagttccaggataacctggtctacgtagtgagttccaggataacctggtctacgtagtgagttccaggataacctggtctacgtagtgagttccaggataacctggtctacgtagtgagttccaggataacctggtctacgtagtgagttccaggataacctggtctacatagtgagttccaggacagccagggctatgtagcgAACCTGTGTACCCCCAAAAAAACTTTTCTAAAAAGTTGGGGAGGTCTGGGATGacactcagttggcagagtgcctgccCACCAGCCACAGAACCCTGGGGTCGATTCCTAACACTGTAgactgggtgtggcagcacagaGGAGCGCACAGCCTGTAGGAAGTGGAGGTAGGGAaatctgaagttcaaggccaggccaaGCAGTGTGAGAGGTTCTGTCCCAtcccaaaacacataaaaagccGTGGTGACCAAGGGCTGAGTTAGTAGGAGGATGCTCCTGGCAAAGGCGACAGTGTGAGCCAGGATCTGCTTAAGTAGCCAGAACACTGAGagccagctgggcagtggtggtgcttgcctattttaatcccagcactcaggggagaCAGAAGATCTAGGACTGTCAGAGCCAATGGTGGCCGAGGCTGTGAATTTGCTAGCCTGTGCTGTGCATCAGCCCTCAGACACTGTTAGCtcctttttgttggttttgttttgagatgggggtctgcTGCCTGACTTAGGTTTGGCCCCCTGGGCTTGTAGTCCTGTCTCCTTGGCctcctgatttttttgtttgtgctttgttttgttttggtttttgttgttgttgttgttgtttttgtttttttttaatatttctttattatgtatacaatattctttctacgtgtatgcctgcaggccagaagagggcactcattacagatggttgtgagccaccatgtggttgctgggaattgaactcaggacttttggaagagcaggcaatgctcttaaccactgagccatctctccagcccttggtttggtttttttgagacagggtttctctgtaactttggagcctgtccttgaactagctctgtagaccaggctggcctcgaactcacagagtgctgggattaaaggtgtgcgccaccactgcctggccaaccTCCTGTTTTGCTGGGTCTGTTTGTCTTGTGCTACAGTGTCTGTATAGCAgcctcattttacagataaggggTAGAGGGACTAAGCATGTTCCAGAAGGCCCTGCAGGTCATGGGCCCgagagctttttgttttgtttttaaacaacatCTCGCATAGCCTACGATTTGCTATATGGCcaaaatgaccttgaacatctgagcctcctgcctccagttgCTGAGTGTTAGGATTGTAGGGTGCACCACTGTGGCctggtttatgtagtgctgggggtGGAGTATAGGCCTTCCTGCTTGATGGGCTCTGTAGGTCTGGCTAGGCTGAACCctctatgttgaccaggctggcttcaagtctacaaagaccctcctgcctctgcctcctgagtagtggGAGTAAAGGCCTGGACCATTATGCTGGGCCATCTGGCCAGGGGtagcactacccacagtgggctgaccCTCCTATATTATCTGGCAATCTACGGAAATGCCCCACAGGCCGATATGGAGCCAGTCCCTCAGTTGAGGCGCCCTCCTTACCCAGTTCTATCTGATGACCGCCAAGGTCCTCCTGGAGCTTGCCTCACCTCAAGGAGGAGGAAGGTTCTGTTGCTCAGAAGCCTCCATCCTTAGCAAGGCCTGTGGGGTGGTGAGGAGACGGCTACCACAGTCCTAATTCCCTCTCTCCAGTTCACAAAGCAGCAGAGCCTGGACCTGGCTGTGGCCCTAGAGCCCAACGCCACCTTCCTGAAGAAGTCCCTGCAGGCAGCGCTGAAACATCTAGCCCGCTGACCACCTACAAGGACTCGGTTTCCTGACCCCTTGCCTCggaacacacacagcacagccagcTCAGGAGTCAGCTGCCCTGGTGCCCAACACTCCTGGCTGGGCGGAGGCCATCTTGACTTTAGAGAGGAGGCCCTAGGCTCTGTGCTGGCTACCACTCCTGATCACAGTACAGGGACAGTGGAGGACCAGCTGTAGATGGGCGGTGTCCTGGGAGAGCTGGTTCCAGTGTGCTCAGGTGTATGTTGTGgcccttcttttctgtttgtttctgaaCTGAATAATTTTGCAATAGTTTTTAATAAAGCTCATCCAAGcaagctgtaatcccagtgctcaaggAGTTGAAGGGCATCTTCGGCCACacagtgtgaggccagcctaagctacaagAGAGACCTTTCTCAGACATGTTTGTGGGTGTGGCTGGGCGATGGCTGctgggtaaagagcttgctgagGACATTAGGATTTTAATTTGAATCCCCAGaaaccacccccccaccccaccccccatcccccgCTCTTATggcaagatgggaggagaggcaagggggatctctgaatttgagccgGGTCTGCTCCAagtagagagttccagaacagctagggctacacatagaaaccctgtctgggggaaaacaacaacaatttaGCACGCAGACATTACTGAATTAGGAAAGTTCATGGCAGCACCCTCCTAGCTGATCCCTGCGGCGGGTGGGGAACAGAACTTTCCGGGTGCTACGTCCCAGACAGCAGCTTCCTGTGAAGCCGAGTCCCCTGTTCCGGGAGGTGGGAAATCAACTTAGGGACAAAGCAAAGCCTGGTTTTGAGAACAAGCTGACGGGGCAAGGCGAGCAAAGCATAAGAGACGAACAGCCCATCACCCCGCTGGTGGCCTTTACAGTTGGGTAGCCCCTGAAGCTCCCCGCAACTCAACACTCCCTGACCCTGTGTGAACTTTCTTTACTGTACCCGATGTGTGCTGCGAATGTGCTCGGGATAGGTGAACTATTCCCAGACCTGCCCCTGGCAATGGTGGGTGCTGGCCAGAGACGGTGGCCTGAAGGAGCTTGTCTCCCCCGTCATGATCCGGGTGAGACCCCCCTGCACGGCCCCCTGACCCTGTTCCTCTCTATTAACTGCAAAGGGGGGGGGGTCAGGCAAGAAGGCCGGCTTTGTTTGAAATGCCAACTAATTGAGAAAAGACGGGGCATTGGTCCAGAGTCCAAATCGCCCGGAGGCAGAGTCGGGCAGTTTATACAGATGGCCATGGCAGACTGGTGGGCGCCTTCTCCCACGTGGAGGCTCGCGCTTAAACGGTGCGCACCTGATCCTAATCTAGTCACAAGACGCTTCTCGACGCTGCAGATCTCAAGGATTGTTTTTTTCCTCGAGCTATTCCTCATCGCTGTCTCTGCCCACGAGTGGTGGCGGCTGGACCATTGCACAAGTACGGGCTAGTGGGGGCAGCTGCCTCGTGGCTCTCCGGGGCTCATCGCCAAATTTGGCGAAGACGGAAAGCAGAGTACTGCTGGTGACTGGGGAAGACAGAGGTCAGGCACTAGATGGGGAAATCCGATCTCAGAGCCCAGCTCCAGCGCCAGTAGCCCAGAACCCGCACAGTCCCGACGCCGGCTGGTCCTAGCGCCGAGGTCGCGGTCCAGCCGCGTGGTGGCGCCCCCAGCGGCCACAAGCCGCAGCGCTCCTCCAGCCAGACTAATCGCCGAGCGGGCAACGGGACGAGCCGTTCTCGCGAGAACAGGAGAGCTATTTGAGCGCAAGCGCGGAGCgctgtcttctcttccttccgCTTCCCGCATCCTCTCCAGCCATGAGGTAGGTAGCTATCGGGGCGCTATCCGCAGCCATCCGCGTACCCGGGAGTCCCGCGGATATCGTGCGGCTCGACGCGGAGGCTCTCCCCGCGGCTGTGCTCGTCGCCAGTCTTTTCCCGGCAGGCTGTGGGCCTCGTCCGTCGGCGCGGGGCCCGAGCCCTCCGGGGAGCCAGCATGGCGGGCACTGAGCGCCCTCGTTTCTCCCTAACAGCAGCAAAGTCTCTCGCGACACCCTGTACGAGGCGGTGCGGGAGGTCCTGCACGGGAACCAGCGCAAGCGCCGCAAGTAAGCACGGGCGGGGCGGGCTCCCCGGCGCTCCCCGGTGGGGCGGAACGGGCACCCTGGCGCCCTCAGGCCCGGCGGGCTGACGGCGCCCCTCTCGCCTAGGTTTCTGGAAACGGTGGAGCTGCAAATCAGCCTGAAGAACTACGACCCCCAGAAGGACAAGCGTTTCTCGGGCACCGTCAGGTTGGCACCGCTCTGACCCCACCCAGCCCCTCAGTGTCCCCGTGTGGCCTCGCCCTGCCGCTCTGGCCAAGCCTGAGGCGGGCACGGGGGCACTGACGGGCGCGGGTAGTTCAGGCGCCCTGCTCCGGGCAGGCTGGCTGGACGGACCCCCACCCTGGGTCTTAAAACAAGAGGGGAGGCGTGGGGAGGCCTCGGCCGAGCCCGCCGGCTAGCCTGAGAAGCCAGGCTAGTGTCGCAGACCTCCGGGTAAGGCTCGGGGCTCGCTGCCGTCCCAGACTCCTGGGACTCCTTCCGCCTCGTGGGCGCTCGGGGACTGGTAATGACCTGTTCCTCCCCAACGCAGGCTCAAGTCCACCCCTCGCCCCAAGTTCTCGGTGTGCGTCCTGGGGGACCAGCAGCACTGCGATGAGGCCAAGGCCGTGGATATCCCCCACATGGACATCGAGGCGCTGAAGAAGCTCAATAAGAACAAGAAGTTGGTCAAAAAACTGGGTAGGTGCAGCTGGCCGGTGTTTCGGGTGGCCCTGGCTGCCTTTGGCAGGCGCCATACGGAAGGGGGTTTAGGGGTCTACCTTGGCACAAGCCAGGAGCGGCCCCGGTCCCAGAGTGCTTCACAGCGGTTAGCAATCTAAAAAGCGGCACACAGGCCGATCTAGTGGAGGCGGTCATTCAGTGAGGCGCTCCTCCCAGGTGTGGGAAGTTGACACAGACAGCTGTTGTGTTTTCTGGTGAAGTGGACAGCCTGGGCTTGTGACAGCTTAGCTTTCCGTTGAAGGTGGCCTCGTTTTGGATTTTTACTGGTGTCAGGCATTGGCACTTGGGCAAGTGAGGCTACTGGGTGGGCGCATTGGACTCCCATTAGCTCCCTTCCCTCTGATCTGGGCGGTAGTTATGCCTGCCTTTACAGATAGGAAACAACTCCCGCTCTTGCAGGCTTGGCGTAACACCCCACCAAACACCTGTTCCCAGCCATTGAACATGACAGCCACCCTCACTGAAGCGCCCGGGCTGCACAGCAGCAGTCCTGCTTTGGGTTTCTCATAGCTAGGCTTGGTTCTAGGCCTCTGCAGTGTGCCCTGGATTGTGGGTTCAGGAGTGCAGGGTCTGCGGAGGCAGCTTGGTGGCCGGTTTAAAAAGGTGGttctgagccgggcagtggtggtgcatgcctttaatcccagcactcacgaggcagaggcaggcagatctctgagttcaaggccagcctagtctacaagagctagttccaggacaggctccaaagtaacagagaaaccctatctcaaaaaaccaaaaaaaaaaaagttggttctGCCTTTCTGGCCTGGATATGAACAACCCTTGTCTTCTCACACAGCCAAGAAGTATGACGCCTTTCTGGCTTCTGAGTCTCTGATCAAGCAGATCCCACGTATCCTGGGCCCAGGCCTGAACAAGGCTGGCAAGTTCCCTTCCCTGCTGACACACAATGAAAACATGGTGGCCAAAGTGGACGAGGTGAAGTCCACGATCAAGTTCCAGATGAAGAAGGTGGGTTTGGGTTCCTTGGGCACAGCAGGCTTGTCTAGAGGTGGGAAGTGCACCCTGCTCTCAagagagagccaggcctgccACCTAGGTGttgaccagcctggcctctgcaggtgctgTGTCTGGCTGTCGCTGTCGGCCACGTGAAGATGACGGACGACGAGCTGGTCTACAACATCCACTTGGCTGTCAATTTCTTGGTGTCCTTGCTCAAGAAGAACTGGCAAAATGTCCGGGCTTTGTATATCAAGAGTACCATGGGCAAGCCCCAGCGTCTTTACTAGGATGCCCCAATAAACCTTCCTGCTACTCTACTCTTGGTCTGCCTGTGTCTGAGCTCAGTTCCAACCCCACTGGAGTGATTGGAGCTGTATGAAGCTAGATTCAGCTGTCAGGACATGTGCCCACATCTGATTGGCCTTGGTTCTGGTCCTGGTGGCCTTGGTTCTGGTCCCAGCCAGGTCTCTCCATGGAACATTTTCTTGTGAGCAAGGCTATGGTAGAATTTAGGGTTTTTCTGGAAGGGGCTGTGAAGGGTCCCAGTAAGGACAATTGAAATCGCACTGTGGTGAAGTGAGCTGTGGCAGTGACAGGCAAAGCCACCTCAGGAGCTGCTCACTTCAGGGTTCCAGCACTTAACTGTCAACCCAGAGCCAAAGAGCAGAGTCCTGTCACCAGTTAGTTTGCATCTACTGGAGCCTCTAGGTGACCCTGCGCCCCCCCTCCCATGAGTCTGGGGAGGCCCCTCTTGGGAGCCAAGCTAGTGGGGTTTAGAACAGTGTAAGTCTGAAGGCTAGAGCAGTAGGTTTGTCGGGTTAGGCAGTGAGGGTAAGGTGTTCATTTGCAGGGGTTGCCAATGCCCCCCATGTATACTGCGGCCTCATTCTGCCTCTCCATAGGAGAATCTCTGGGCTCAGCTGGCTGAGTGCCTGGTCTAGCCTGGGCATCTACAGCTGACTGCTAAAGGCCTTCGGTAGATGCTCCATCCTGGTAATCTACACACCTGGCAGCCGCTAAAGTCCCCAGGCCTCTGAATCCTGGCTTGACTGTCAGCAACTGTCCAGAAGCCACTAAGGTGAGCTGTGCCCACTACCGAGCACAGGTGCTGGGTGTGCGTGACTGACGGTGGCGGTGGTTGGTGGCAGCACGTCTGCACCTTAGGAGTATGGGTAGTCCCCATTGGGAGTCTGCACCTTAGGAGTATGGGTAGTCCCCATTGGGAGTCTGCACCTTAGGAGTATGGGTAGGCCCCATTGGGAGTCTGCACCTTAGGAGTATGGGTAGGCCCCATTGGGAGTCTGCACCTTAGGAGTATGGGTAGGCCCCATTGGGAGTCTGCACCTTAGGAGTATGGGTAGGCCATATTGggaggctgcacacacacacactgtcctgaCCCAACagcttttttaattgttttagcaGGAACCAGGCCATGGGCCCCTGCCTTGAGCCATTTATGATATAGCCCATCACAGCTggatttaaaaatacacaaaaatacatataatacatgttATAAAACCTAGGTGGGGTTTGGAGGTGGCCTGAGCAGTATGTGAATGGTGAAAACCTTCAGGAAGCTCGGGCAGGATGAGGAGGGGCACAGTACTTCATTTGAAACTCATAAATACCCAGGTGACCTGGGGACAGGCCAGTTGACCCTCAGGGGCCTGGATGTGGAggaagcaggggaggggaggagacaagGGCTCTTCAAGTTCCAGCCTCCTGTTCCCTGCCACCTGTCATTGAAGGGGTGCCTAGCTGTGGGTACGCTGTCCAGCCTCCAGCCCAGCTGTACCGCTTGCTCTGGGCCAGCACAGCCCCCACCCCCGTAGCCAGCCCTGTTCTAGGGAGGTAGCTGAACTTAGGCTCCAGCTCCACCCACTCTGTGAGCCTCCATCTTGGCACTTTGATACAGGAAACCCAAGCTCACTGCACGGGGGGGCCTGGGAACAGGCTGGTACCTAGAAGGTACCGAGAAGTGTGGGCCATTCTTAGCCCAGCCCCCAACTTGACACCTTGTACCAGGGCAGCCTTGCAAGCTGCCTCTCTGGTCTCCATTCTACTACCCTCACCTGCTCTTGGCTCCCTTAGGAGCCAGAGACCAGGCACTAAGCCCGcaggtgtcctccatcccccaaCTCTGATGTCACTTGAGGCCAGGTGGGACCCGGTCATCTGTGGGTCAATGCCCAGGAAGGCCACATCACCACGGAGCCCTCTTCTCTCCAGTAAAGCGCAGAACAGTGGCAGGGAGCGTGTGTGCCGGGGCCAAGGAGGCAGCCTGGGTCCCAGCCTCAAGCCCATGGGTGGGTGAGTCCCCCAACCCACACCGTGGGAGCCCAGGCAGGCAGGTGTGTGGAAGAAAGTCCGTCTTGCATCCTGGTGGACGTCAATGGGACGCTAGTCTTTGACAAGCTTGTAGACATGGTGCTGTGCCCCATGCTCGCTGGTGGAGACTTCGAAGACAAAAGCGATGACGAGCAGGGTCTCCTGTGAGTCCCGACTTGTGACCacctgtgggggcagggaggaagagagaactggACTCAGTAGAGCAGGGGCAGTGGCGGGCAGACGGCCAAGCAGGGGCGGCGCGCACCTGCAGGATGGTGAAGTTCTCCAGCACGCTGTTCATCATGTACTTCTCGGGCAGGTGCTTCAGCTTGTGGATGAAGTTGATCATGTACTCGCACATGGGCGAGCGGTGGATGCGGTACACGAAGCGGCCGTTCTCCAGGCGGGCGTACTCAGTCTGCGGAGTGGGGCGGTCGCGTCACCTGGCGTCACTGACCTGTCTGCCTGTCCCCCACCTCCCCAGGCCTCTGCTCACCTCCACTTTCTCTACCACTTGTTTGCCGAAGGAGCACACCTTGGTGGACACGCTGATCGTCATGCTGTCGGCCGAGCTGTACTGCGAGCTGACCCCGTAGAAGGCCCCGGGGCCCTCCTGCACTGTGctgttgaggtcagcctggggagAGGGCACCAAGtgctgcagagaccagaggctaGCCTCCAGCTTCCCCACCTACCCAGAGGCCTGCAGGTCCCGCCCAGGGGCCCGCTGGTCATGCAggagagcagaagcagggagctgGGCAAGGTGCCCATCTTGGGTTGGGAGAAGAAGCCTCACCCAGAACTTGACAAGGAAGAAGGCATTAGGGGGCCCCTTCTCGTAGAGTTCCTTCAGCCCCCCCTTCTTCTCAGGGAACTTGTCATAGATCTGGCGTACATCCACCGCCTCCAGGGGTGGGTCTGAGAAGGCAGGGTTTGTCTGGCCGATGTGCACAAACAGGTGTTTGCTGTACTGTGGGGAGGGCAGAACCAGGGTCAGCCTGCAGGCTCAAGGACCCTACCGCCAGGACCCTGATCTGGATGCTCCGTTACAGGCCAGtctccccaccatccccacatTACCGTGTCAGGGTCCCGTTGCACCTCCATGAAGGCAGAATATTCCAGGAGGCGtagccgagaggaggcgatggtacGGTCCTGCCACGCGggtgcagaggcagaggaggcagcgGCTGGGGGCAGCGGGGCCAGGGACTCGTAACCTAAAAGAGTAAGATGTAGCTCATCTGCCCAGGCACAGCGGACAGCAGGATTGGGCTTTACACTCCGAGGGGTGGGGGTGCAGTGCGTAGCCTACACACCAAGGGGTGGGCCTAGTACTAGTGACTGgatgtttttaatgtgtgtttacaCAGAAAGCTAAGATGCCATTACTGAGAGTGGAATTCTGTTAAGATTttggtgtctttctttctttccagggaATAAAAACTTAACCAACTCCCTATGGCTGCCACCCACCCAAGTACACACAGGTCCCAAACAGAAGGGCAGACATAAGAGGTACCAGGTGCTAGATGGCCTGGCGGGACACTTACTGTTGAGCGTTGGTGGCAGGGGAGGCTGGACGGGGTAGGCAGGCTGGGCAAAGGGCTTGATGCTGCGGTCAGTCAGGAATATGGCAGGTCAGAGGTCCTGAGCCCCTCACctgcccagcccctcccccacatcccctCAAGCTGATGCCTCAAAGCGCATGCTCATAGGCTAGCCTGCCCCGTTCTAATTCGGATGGCACCCAGCTGCGTCCCACAGCTGGTGGGTACACTCCCCTCCCATCCTAAAAAGCTATTCACTGTGGCTGTCAGTATGTTCTCCGAACTGAGAACCCCGAGTTTTGTTCCCTAACTGGTGGTAACCAGAGATTAACTATGGTTCCCCAAGTTGGAAACAAATACAGGGCTCAGGAAGGAGGGAAGCGCTTGTGTGGAAGCCACAGGCGGTACTCACTCCTGAGACGGTCCAGGCTGTTGTCCTAGCAAAGGGGGACTACTCCAGAACTGTGGACAAAGCCGGGGTCTCAGTACTCCGGAACcctagccacaccccagcccagcAGCCCTCAGCCTCCAGCCCCCCCTCATACCCTTgaggaggtggagaagacagCCTGGGGCAAAGGGGAGGGTGGGCTGAACTTGTTCTGCAGGACGCTGGCAGAGACGATCTGGGCAGATGACATGGAGGCCATGCTTTGGAGTGCTTTGTCCTTGGAGACCTGGTCCTGGGGGGACAGTGGTCACATGAGGTCCAGCTCCGCTGTGGATTCAGTAGTCTACCCTCTCTGAGCCCCAGTATCCTGGCGTCTGTATCCTTTCCGGGGACAGCCCACAGTATGAAATACTACTTTATTCTATGCCCAGTACGGTGGACCCTTACAGTCCCTGAGGGACTTGGCTCTGGGCATTCCCTCACACACTGAAATGCAGGGTGCCTGAATGTCACACAGAGCGTCTGcacagcctggcggtggtggcgcacgcctttaatcccagcatttgggaggcaggggcaggcagatctctgtgagttcgagaccagcctggtctacaagagctagttccaggacaggctccaaaaaaccatagagaaaccctgtctcgaaaaaccaaaaacaaaaaaaagtgcacagacactgcacgCTCCTCCTGGACTCAGATTATCTGACGTGTCTGTGAAACTGAATTAGCTTCATAATTCGCAGCTTTGATTTGGTTTCTATGCTGGGCACCACACTGAAGCATGTCCAGTGAGCAGGCCACCCCTGTGCTACCCTGTTGTCACCCAGGTGCTCTTAAGGCCCTCCCCACGGGCACTGGGCCACTTACCAGGTTCATGGCCTGTgaaggagaaagggacagaggatTAGACAAACCAGGGCTCTATG
The nucleotide sequence above comes from Microtus pennsylvanicus isolate mMicPen1 chromosome 7, mMicPen1.hap1, whole genome shotgun sequence. Encoded proteins:
- the Rpl10a gene encoding large ribosomal subunit protein uL1 isoform X2, whose product is MDIEALKKLNKNKKLVKKLAKKYDAFLASESLIKQIPRILGPGLNKAGKFPSLLTHNENMVAKVDEVKSTIKFQMKKVLCLAVAVGHVKMTDDELVYNIHLAVNFLVSLLKKNWQNVRALYIKSTMGKPQRLY
- the Rpl10a gene encoding large ribosomal subunit protein uL1 isoform X1, producing the protein MSSKVSRDTLYEAVREVLHGNQRKRRKFLETVELQISLKNYDPQKDKRFSGTVRLKSTPRPKFSVCVLGDQQHCDEAKAVDIPHMDIEALKKLNKNKKLVKKLAKKYDAFLASESLIKQIPRILGPGLNKAGKFPSLLTHNENMVAKVDEVKSTIKFQMKKVLCLAVAVGHVKMTDDELVYNIHLAVNFLVSLLKKNWQNVRALYIKSTMGKPQRLY